In Saccharolobus solfataricus, a genomic segment contains:
- a CDS encoding APC family permease, whose translation MGEREAKGARDLGISSDKQLRRSLGKFELLYLSLGGIIGSGWLFASLSTAAYAGGAAILSWIIAGILVMFVGLAYAEIGAAIPKSGGITRYPHYTHGGLVGYIITWAYFLSAASVPAIEAAAAIEYIGSYYPQLITSGTFDGTTVTILTPLGIGLAGLLLIFFFFLNYFGVNILGKVTHGAGWWKLLVPTITFLALLALDLHSANFTLGGGFFPSAQYVKGGSSGIYGFSAVLFAIPSTGVIFAYLGFRQAVEYGGEGKNPSKDIPFAVLGSLLIAIALYTLLQVSFIGGIDWSKLYLVNKTTGILIPVVPGNWSALSTAVTASNVSISSGPFLVLTQIAPVSGLAAAFFTALAVLLTIDAVVSPSGTGWIYTGTSTRTLYAFASNGYLPEIFLKIGKTKIPTYSLIAALIVGFIFLLPFPSWYALVGFISSATVLTYIMGGIGLAVLRKHAKELNRPFRVPASVIIAPIATLAAGLIVYWSSFAILFYVFTGIFLGLPLFFIFYSNRILGINKAYSIVVGVINLVIDLVMAFLLFDETSGLGAANNLFFGIYIVVIAAMLIGDMLFLLKTVPPDVKREINAGWWLIYFILAIYIISYFGGFGLYTIIPFPYDTIVAAIVILIGYFWAIRSGFRTQAIQDIIQATRE comes from the coding sequence ATGGGTGAAAGAGAAGCCAAAGGAGCAAGAGATTTAGGTATTTCTTCAGATAAACAATTAAGGAGAAGCTTAGGAAAATTTGAGCTATTATACCTCTCATTAGGAGGAATTATAGGATCTGGATGGTTATTTGCATCTTTAAGTACAGCAGCTTATGCTGGCGGTGCAGCTATATTGAGCTGGATAATTGCTGGAATTTTAGTAATGTTTGTGGGTTTAGCTTATGCTGAAATAGGTGCAGCAATTCCAAAAAGTGGTGGAATAACAAGATATCCGCATTATACTCACGGAGGGCTAGTAGGGTATATAATTACTTGGGCTTATTTCCTTTCCGCTGCATCAGTGCCAGCTATTGAGGCAGCAGCAGCAATAGAATATATAGGATCTTATTACCCTCAGCTAATAACTTCTGGAACTTTTGATGGAACTACCGTAACAATTTTGACACCATTAGGCATAGGATTAGCTGGTCTATTGTTAATTTTCTTCTTCTTTTTAAATTACTTCGGAGTTAACATTTTAGGAAAAGTGACTCATGGTGCAGGTTGGTGGAAATTATTGGTGCCAACAATAACTTTTTTAGCATTATTAGCGTTGGACCTGCACTCAGCTAACTTTACATTAGGTGGAGGTTTCTTCCCATCTGCACAATATGTAAAAGGAGGTTCCTCTGGAATTTATGGTTTTAGTGCAGTTCTCTTTGCTATTCCTTCTACCGGAGTAATTTTCGCTTATCTAGGATTTAGACAAGCAGTAGAATATGGGGGTGAAGGTAAAAATCCCAGTAAAGATATACCATTTGCGGTGTTAGGTTCATTACTTATAGCTATTGCGTTATATACGTTACTTCAAGTTAGCTTTATAGGAGGAATAGATTGGAGCAAATTATATCTTGTTAATAAGACTACTGGTATATTAATCCCCGTTGTACCAGGGAATTGGTCAGCATTAAGTACAGCAGTCACAGCATCTAACGTCTCAATATCTTCTGGCCCATTCTTAGTTCTAACTCAGATTGCCCCAGTCTCTGGTCTAGCTGCAGCGTTTTTCACGGCTTTAGCGGTTTTATTAACTATTGATGCTGTAGTTTCACCATCCGGAACTGGATGGATTTATACTGGAACTTCAACTAGAACACTATACGCATTTGCTAGTAATGGTTATTTACCAGAAATTTTCTTAAAGATTGGAAAGACTAAAATACCAACTTATTCACTAATTGCAGCATTAATAGTAGGTTTCATATTCTTACTACCATTTCCATCGTGGTATGCTTTAGTAGGTTTCATATCTTCAGCGACAGTATTAACTTACATTATGGGCGGAATTGGATTAGCAGTCTTAAGAAAACACGCTAAGGAATTAAATAGACCATTTAGAGTACCCGCATCAGTAATAATTGCACCAATAGCAACACTAGCAGCTGGTTTAATAGTTTACTGGTCAAGTTTTGCTATTCTCTTTTACGTATTTACTGGAATATTCTTAGGTCTTCCATTATTCTTTATATTCTATTCCAATAGAATATTAGGGATAAATAAGGCATATTCAATAGTTGTTGGCGTTATTAACTTAGTAATAGATCTAGTAATGGCATTCTTGTTATTTGATGAGACTAGCGGACTTGGTGCTGCTAACAATCTCTTCTTCGGAATTTATATAGTAGTTATTGCAGCTATGCTAATTGGCGATATGTTATTCTTGCTGAAAACTGTACCTCCAGATGTTAAGAGAGAAATTAATGCCGGATGGTGGTTAATTTACTTTATCTTAGCAATTTACATAATATCATATTTTGGAGGATTTGGGCTATATACTATAATACCATTTCCATATGATACTATAGTTGCTGCTATTGTAATACTCATTGGATACTTCTGGGCTATAAGAAGTGGTTTCAGAACTCAAGCAATTCAAGATATAATTCAGGCAACTAGAGAATAA